tcaattgaCTTGTGACGTTACCTCAATTAAAAGCTTAAATgatagtaaatataaataaaaattatattttaattagacaAAAAACTGGTATTATTTAAAGCTAATTTTGTATTTGAAccttttatatttcaattagcGTTATTATTATGTTTGTAGTGTGACTTTATATTTGATCAAATTCAGTAAATCGTCCCGATACTATTAGGAACTTGTGAAATTAGTCTTTTACTCTAATTTGTTCTAATTTGgtcctctattttttttcatttttaaaatttcaacctGAAGTTAAATTTTGCGCTATCTCCCTTAAAGAAATCTGATGTggcaaattttttatataaataatgatgtggaattataaaaaataatgcaaatatatttcCACGtaggatttaatttaaaaacagtaattaaaggcaaatagtaaaagtaaaagtttGAATTTAACTTAAAGTAACACATTAGAAGTCTGGATTAGGGATGAGCGTTTGATCGAATcgagtaaatttttttaaaatcaatcgAGTTGatgagtgaaatgaaatttgagtcgagtcgagtgaaattatttgatttaaattaaaaaattaacatgtcaaattaaaatcttgttgcggtataactaattccatattagagcatataaatttgaaactatatatatttgaaaacattttcaatgaaaaaaaattagtatgataaacttaaatcattaagtaacttatttaggtcccaacattattattttaatttttagaattttttagaattcttttagaatttttataaatatatttaattttaaaaaatattttattttttgtaatttttgttgggAGACAAaccaatttactcattttcaaacttgacaGTAACTTGGGTATTTATGCCAATCtgtaattcaaattattcgagttattcgaattgtaaaatttaacttgattcgaactcaaaactcgaattacttatttgagttgattcgaataatttgaataactcaatttaattaacttgaaatttaaaacttttaaatttttcaagtaaaattaaatttttatttcaacccTAATCGTAAAAGTTTGATTCCTCGATCTTAAAATAGACAAGTTCATAAACAGAAATCCCAAAATCTTAATGGAGAAGAAGACAAAAGGAAGATGAAAGTAAGTGTAGGATCCTTTCCAATTCAAAATTCAGCTATctatttattgaaaattgaaaattttgattttaccaaaatacaagaatttatttaaagaaaaagttcTCACCATTTTTGTAGATTGGATGAAGtgaagatttatttatttatatattttagagtaaatcacattttatttaaaaataaaaaataaaaaatctctaATAATCTTCAAATATGTGCTTTcgaatcttttttctttttctttttattatttccttCTATCTTTTTTTCGTTCTCCCAAAAAATTAACCCTAGCCGTCCCTCACCCTCAACACTGCCGGCACCTCCTCGTTTGTCTCCAATCAAAGGTCACCGGTCAttccttctctttctcttctctctcCCGCTTctgttctcttctttttctttagcCCACACCCCCTACCCGCCGTTTGCTTCTCAACGCCGTTGTTGGCACCGCCGCAGTCCGACGTCTTCGACCTCTTCTCGGCCTCCGTTGTCTCCCTTCTCTTCCACCTACTTCTTTCTCGTCTTTTATTTGAAATCCCTAGCGTCCCCGCTCTGCTAAGCCTTCAGCGATGGTCACCGTCGCCGTCGTTGTCCGCTCTCCAACAGAGTCACCGCCagacttttttccttttcttctccttCACTAGCCTCCGCGGTGCGCAGCTCTTTCCAAGTCCAGGACCCCAGTGCCACCGTCGCCGTCCGGCCTCTtcatatatagatagatagaactattcaaaattataaaactaaaagctaatgggctaaagcccaaaaaaattatttaaaataaaaagaaaccaTCTAAGCCTAAATTCACTTTGGGTTTAAACCCAATTCCTTCAAACCAAAATTAATTCCAAGTTAAAGAGCAAGTTTTTTTCCCCCCCAAGAACAGTATATTGAAGGTCAGTATTCTTACTAGTTCTAGCAAGTTTTTTTCTTCTGCCAAATCCCATTTTCCCCTGTTCGTACGAATGACAGAtagaattttttacttttacagTCTCAGTGTGGTTTGCTGCTAACTCACCGGCCCTGTTGCTGCCATCTGAGGGTTGTGTTCATTGCTCAGGTATTCTCTTGCTGCCTGCcgtttctttaaaattttagaaattgaatataaatacaTTGTTTTGGTTTGTATCTTTCACTTGGTTGGTTGATTTTACTTAGctcaaaacaaatataatttccTTTCTGCCATTagtacttattttttttctcaatttgtttatgatttattaattcttttatattttttccttattttttttaaattttttagtgaattttagtgatttttaatCTATCTAATGATGAACGGGTGATTAGATCAATTCGAACATCTATCTAGTTTTAACAATAAGGTATATGGCTATGTTCAAGTATCAGCATGTTACCCGGTTAATTGCTCAATCTTTAATCGAGATCATTTTGCTACTACTACTAATAATAGTTCTACTTTTCTTTAAGGAGGAAAGAAGCGAAAGCATGGGAAGGAGAGGAAGAGGCGGCGGCAGAGACGGCGGAGGCGTGAAAAGTGCAGCAAATACGCCATCAAAGTTCCAAAAGACGGTGTCACTCAGAGAAGAAGCGAGCGGCAAGAAGCAAACAAGGGGAGGAGGTTCCACAAACGTCAAAGCTGTGTTGAAACACGAACACTTGCAAAACCTAGCCGTTTGGGCTAGCGGCGGATCTTCAATCCCTTCTTTGGCTTCCTTCTTTGGGCACAGATTGGCTGCTGATGGAGAAGCTTCTGCAATCCCCCAGGACCCTTCTTTCTTTCCCTGCCAGAGGTTAGTATTTTCTGGCATTGGACTACATGATATGGGAATTTGAGATCTATTGGTTGCCTTTGGATTATGTGCGCGTCAACTTAAGCAATTTTTAATAGAAGTCATGTAAGATATTCCCAGTTAGAAGTGTAATCGAGCTAAATCAAGTAGCTtgaactttatttgaagtttgaGGCTCTAAGTTCATCTCTAGTTATTTAAGTTTcactaataaattttcaagttaacAATCTGCTCGAGGTCGCTCGATTtgtcttgtttatttattaaatattgagccaaattcaataatattttagaaattaaaaaaaaaaaaaactcaattaggTTCTCTAGCCATTTGAATAAAGTATCAGAATACTTACTTTGCCTCGTACTCTAGCTTGAACTCAACTCAACAATGATGAAGTcgaatttgagtttttttatagCAGAGTAGCACAATTGATCTTAATCCAAcagttatatattaaaaataagaaaaaaaactcgATTAGGTTGGGGAGTTATTTGAATCAAGTATTGGAATACTCGAATTTGGCTTGTTCCATAGCTCAAAGTCCCTCAACAATGATGAAGTCAAATACtgagtttcttttttttgtggACAGAGTAGCTAGTGTGCACAATTGTCTTGTTTACAGCCCTGTTTCATGTATATCGTGCTAGTGGGTCCTATAATGGAATACAATTGACTCCAAACACTGGATAAATCTTTCTCTTGATGTTTTGCCTTTAGACTGTGATATTTAGTGCTTGGATGCGTTTTTTGCATGAAGTTAATGACTAAAAAATAGTTCTTTGTTTAATGTAGGTTTACTTGTTATTAATCATGCACTTTGAATGTATTGGAATCTTAGCAATGTTAGGCATTGGGAATGGATAAAATGTGGGGAGAGTCTTTTGAGGGGTCATGTCATCCAAACTGTTAAAAAGTATTGCCTTGTTGCCTCGTTTACTTCTTGATTCTTGCTGTAGTTGTTGTTTTTAAATGTTTGTTTGAGACTAAATTCTCTACATGATGACTTACATTGAGTTTTCTCTCATGCCTGTCTCCAAGCTAAGGAATTAACATGTTGCTTTAAGCAGCTTTCGTATCAGTATCTGtttcaattcatcaaccaaCTGGGTCCGTTTTAGAGAAAACTGTAGATagtacaaaatttaattattttcaatcttAGCATTTATGACTTATGAGCAAGAGAAATGCTATCCAGTCTGTTACCAGACTTGAGAGGTTCATGTCGGATATGGACGCTTTGAACATGGattattttcaatcttttttttaatctttctcATATTTTTGAGGATTTACCCTCATGTCCGAATATGTGCCTGACATTATCTCAGGCATGGGTActctaaagaaaaatgaagagtccgTGTATAAGATGCTATTCAGATGTTTCTTTTGACCTTTTAGATGTGATTGTGATTTGTGATTGACACCTACTGTTTAGTTCTAAGTAACAAAAGATAATACAAACATTGGATTGCCAAATCTATTTGTTTAGTTCCATAGCTAGTTTGATAATTTTGCTTAATCTACTCTGTTTTACTCTACTGTCACATTATATGCAATAGGAAATATGGCGCTCTGTGTGATTTCTATTTAATGTTTTGCAGATGTGAGACAATTCTTCAGCCTGGCTTTAATTGCACTGTTCGTATCGAAAGGAATCGAGCAAACACAAGGCATAGACGTAAGAAACCTCATATTTCGACACAGAATACTGTAGTCTACAACTGCCACTTCTGTTTGCATCGGAATCTAAAACGAGGCACTCCGAAAGGCCACATGAAAGAGATGTACCCTCCCAAGTCAAAAACGTCTTCAATCTCCAAAGTTGTCAAGTCTAGAATTTTGAAGCCTATTGTCAGTTCAGATAAAGAAAAAAGCAAAGATAATGAGATAATTGTAACAAGTTCACCTGCAATGGCTGCTGCTGAAAATCCGAGCACAGATGGTTCAGTGACTCCGGTCAGAGGTAGGACTTTGTTGGatttgaaaaagagaaataggAAGAAATCCGGGTCCAAAAGACCGGCTGAACCCGAAAACAATCCGATGACACCTGATGCAGAAAAATCTGTTGGAGCTTCAAGTAAAAGGAGAAAATCTTGGATGAGCCTTAGAGAAATTGTTGAGAGCAACGAGGACAACCGCTTCTAATTCTACAATACCATTCTTGGTTTAATTACATACCGGACCGAATCGATCACCGATTTTTGGTACGATTGAccggtttgattttttttattattaatatttagtaGTAGAATCACGGACAACTGATTATGCAAACGACTGATGCCCCTTGTGCATAATTAAAGCAATCTTATTTGATACGAAGGTACTCCattgtcttttaaaaatttcagataCGGATATGTTCAATGCAAATATTCGTTCTTCCCATATTTCTATTAgtctaatttttcaaaagtcaCTAACAAGAACAATTCTTGCCGAGGAGTCATGGGAGGACCGAAGTAGCTAAAATATCTACAAGAACAATGAAACCCATACCCATAAATTTGGCACCCAAAAACCCTTCTACTTGGATTATCAAAGAAGCTAGTAATTCACAATAACAAATCGTTGGGTACTTGAACTCTTGCCATTGATGAAGACTGTTCTTCCATTTTCTTCATCATATGCATGCTTACAAAAGAACTAAGGAAATGAAATTGATTCCcggtttatgtttatttatattaaaagataaattaattacatatagGATACTAAAGAAAACAGGTGACAAATCAGAAACACATGTGGAGTGGATAATAGTACCTCGACTAAAATGAGAAGTTTATTTAACGAGTCTTAAAATTGAgaattttttaccaaaaaattatatttaaattatacaaaaaaagtTGAGATTTTTCCTATTGACCATGATGAAAATTTACTAAAGTTAAGtgattaattatgtaattttctgattttttggtattttaaataatatttaaattgtacCCAAACAAATTGagaatatttttctttgatcaaaatgaaaatttactaaAGTGGAATAACCAATTATATAGTTTATCCTGAATTCGTTTTACCCATGGCCATTTTTGATCTTATTTGTGGAGTTTTTAAACTCAACTATGATGTCctaaaattgagaaattttttaccaaaaataatatttaaattgtacCAAAATATTGAGAATTTTTTtgttaccaaaataaaaatgttttaaagttaagaAACCAATTATGTagtttattattagtttttttagcCATGTCCAACTTTTGATCTTATTTGTGGAGTTTATGGAATCCAAAAGAGAAAACTCCTAAAATAGAAACTTTTTTACCAAAAAGACATTTTTTGAACATTAATATCATTATAGGTTCTTACAATATCATTACATttgatataaaacttaaaactattcataaccctcctcaacctttaaataagagaataatacattttaataaacTCGAATCCACATACTCCCACACAGGAAACAATGTTAATGTCAATCAACTAAGActcaatagaaaaaaaatgatatttaaattgtaccaaaaaaattaaaaatctcttTTCTATTgactaaaatgactaaaacgaagtgactaatttttttgtttatcattttttttacccATATCCATATTTTGGTTTGGAGTTTTTAAACTTCACTTGTCCTAAACTTGAGAATTTTTGATAAGGGGTTGCGCGTGGACCAAGATTGAGTTGTTAAGTCACGGGAAAAATCCTACGAAAGCTTTAGACGcttagatctgaaacgaaacagaaaaattaaatcttaaaattccaGGTCTGAAacaaaaaacccaaaacaataaagaatcagccaaaaaacgaaacacttattaatagggaATCTTGGAAaccaagaacacgaaattaagCTTCAAGAAGGACTCCAATCAGCCGAATCTGTCAAGTAAACACAAAACAGAAACAAATCAAACTCAGCAGATcacaaaatcaaattgaattagatcTAGGGTTTGGACGGCAAGAAAGAGGAGATTTGTGAATCAAAAGCGTTTCTTGTTGTCCAAGGATGGTGCCGAACAGATTCTTGAAGGTTGAAAGgggctggaaacgcaacaagagagtttaaacaagttagtcaatgaaatcgacacaagcagaaaaattaagaagaatgaacaacaagaaaaataaagaaaaagtcctaagaagccttgaaatcgaaaagatttcacaactccattcaaacggctctaatctcccctccaatgtggaacaatggcaagaagaaggctgaagatggctcccacaataaaaaagattgttaaaactacttctaaggaaaactcaagagagaattcttggaaaAATACtctaagagaattttcactcaacaaaaaatctgaaatttaatGTAATGTATTGTGTATGGatggccggccaagccttacATATATAGGCCTCCTACTACTTTCCTAAcctattaggaaaactaaaaaaaaaaacctaattgtttgacttttaaaggaaaattcggccaaggcctTGGCCTCTTGGGCTGAAtgtttacatataatttaattcataaagtctaaaaattaaactaagtatttaaagaattaaaacttaacaaattgggccactttgacaatttggcctgattttcaactaagtgtCGTATCTTCAataacttgggcttgtaatttgtTCTCTCCTGAAATTGGTTTGTTGATGCTCATAAATGAGATCCACTGGGCCTTaactgcaagatttggttttttggaccaagattttcaagatttaaaatattgattttcttgattcttgaaatcgctcaaaatagcaaaattagaccaagattcagtttcttgattttcttgaaaacaagaaagtgaaatcttgattttctttttcctttgtatacgtgTCTAAGGttttgctaatgaagtcttgagcggttccatttagtttcatacgcatttgtctggcctttgatctcgttattgggccttgtggtaatttgagcccatcacgttcttgagcttgagttgggcctttgtgactcgtatcaatttttttaccgaataataatatttaaattgcaaaaaataatttgagacttttttaggtttttaaaaaaaaaacccttaaaaataaaaaaaaatcaattcagcCCTTAAAAAAGTGAGCctaaatcttaatttatttttaaattaaaaatattaaattttgatttatttttcatttttaaaataattattaatattttttataatttctcaaattttaatagtttttaactCATTTAAAATGAATCTGGACAAAATTGATGAACCTAGACAACCATATGTCCAAGTTCATTCCAgatgtatttttattaattattttttttataatttttaaaaaaatattttttaatttttttttgacatgGAATGCCATGTGGTGGCTGTCATTAGCCATATCAGCACTCTTAACGGTCAAACCgatcaactaatttttgttaacaaaaggaaataataataattattttggttattaAGGACCAAttgtttgtttttcatttattatta
This sequence is a window from Gossypium raimondii isolate GPD5lz chromosome 5, ASM2569854v1, whole genome shotgun sequence. Protein-coding genes within it:
- the LOC105771015 gene encoding uncharacterized protein LOC105771015; this translates as MGRRGRGGGRDGGGVKSAANTPSKFQKTVSLREEASGKKQTRGGGSTNVKAVLKHEHLQNLAVWASGGSSIPSLASFFGHRLAADGEASAIPQDPSFFPCQRCETILQPGFNCTVRIERNRANTRHRRKKPHISTQNTVVYNCHFCLHRNLKRGTPKGHMKEMYPPKSKTSSISKVVKSRILKPIVSSDKEKSKDNEIIVTSSPAMAAAENPSTDGSVTPVRGRTLLDLKKRNRKKSGSKRPAEPENNPMTPDAEKSVGASSKRRKSWMSLREIVESNEDNRF